From Deltaproteobacteria bacterium, one genomic window encodes:
- a CDS encoding phosphoribosylaminoimidazolesuccinocarboxamide synthase yields SPHPNVMRVHRAAPISAEIIVRRYITGSLWRDYQAGSAGAYEIDFPVDLKRDQRFETPIITPSTKAAVGEHDLPISRRNLVAEGHVEQALLDEACEKALALFERGEALAAKQGLILVDTKYEFGMIDGELAVIDEIHTADSSRYWMADEYEARFAAGESQLMLDKENIRQWLISQGYQGEGEPPAIPGEIRVDLAEKYVELYQRLLGKSFEPAKISSPSELYDTLKA; encoded by the coding sequence ACAGTCCGCACCCTAATGTGATGCGGGTCCATCGTGCAGCGCCTATTTCGGCTGAGATTATCGTTCGCCGTTACATAACGGGTTCGCTTTGGCGTGATTATCAGGCAGGCAGCGCGGGCGCCTACGAAATCGATTTCCCGGTTGATTTAAAGCGCGACCAGCGTTTTGAAACACCGATTATCACTCCCTCTACGAAGGCAGCGGTCGGTGAGCACGACCTACCGATTAGCCGCCGTAATTTGGTTGCCGAGGGTCACGTGGAGCAGGCGCTCCTCGATGAAGCTTGCGAGAAGGCTTTGGCTCTTTTTGAGCGAGGGGAGGCTCTTGCAGCTAAGCAGGGTCTGATTTTGGTCGATACCAAGTACGAATTCGGGATGATCGATGGAGAGCTGGCAGTGATTGATGAAATTCACACCGCGGACTCAAGCCGATACTGGATGGCAGACGAGTACGAAGCACGATTCGCAGCAGGCGAATCTCAGCTTATGCTTGATAAGGAAAATATTCGCCAATGGTTAATCTCTCAAGGTTATCAGGGCGAGGGTGAGCCGCCTGCGATTCCTGGTGAAATCCGAGTGGATCTAGCAGAGAAATACGTTGAGCTCTATCAGCGGCTGCTTGGTAAGAGTTTCGAGCCGGCCAAAATCTCAAGCCCATCCGAGCTTTACGATACGCTCAAGGCTTAA
- a CDS encoding glutamine synthetase, producing MLKQAEYIWLDGTAPTQELRSKTRILETEGITLDGFPDWAFDGSSTAQSPGNDSDLTLKPVSFVDDPIRGEGNYLVMCEVFTSDGEAHETNHRATLRDVLDAGASELGAWMGFEQEYTLFEGARPLGWPEVGFPAPQGPFYCGVGADKVYGREIVERHTELCLQAGLMIFGTNAEVMPAQWEFQMGYRGVAGESADPLTVSDHLWFARWLLNRVGEDYGVSVNYEVKPVKGDWNGAGAHTNFSTSKMRHPETGAATIEAAVSALQERHGEHISVYGAHLEERLTGLHETCSISEFKSGTADRGASIRIPLAVSKQGFGYIEDRRPGANCNPYQVAYMLMKTLSGQ from the coding sequence ATGTTGAAGCAGGCAGAATATATTTGGCTAGACGGTACAGCACCCACCCAAGAACTTCGTTCCAAGACGCGCATCTTAGAAACCGAAGGGATTACCTTAGACGGTTTCCCTGATTGGGCATTCGACGGGTCTTCTACTGCGCAATCTCCTGGCAACGACTCAGATCTAACCTTAAAGCCAGTTAGCTTTGTTGATGATCCTATCCGGGGCGAAGGTAACTATCTCGTTATGTGCGAGGTTTTCACGTCCGACGGTGAAGCGCATGAAACAAATCACCGGGCGACCCTCCGAGATGTATTGGATGCGGGCGCAAGTGAACTCGGCGCTTGGATGGGATTCGAGCAAGAATACACGCTGTTTGAAGGTGCACGACCACTTGGCTGGCCCGAAGTAGGGTTCCCGGCTCCTCAAGGCCCGTTCTACTGTGGCGTAGGTGCCGACAAAGTCTACGGCCGAGAAATTGTTGAACGTCATACCGAGCTTTGCCTGCAGGCAGGCCTTATGATTTTCGGAACCAATGCGGAAGTTATGCCGGCGCAGTGGGAATTTCAGATGGGTTACCGAGGCGTCGCGGGTGAATCAGCTGACCCATTGACTGTATCCGACCACCTTTGGTTTGCTCGCTGGTTATTGAACCGTGTCGGTGAAGACTACGGTGTCTCTGTTAATTATGAAGTAAAGCCTGTGAAGGGTGATTGGAACGGAGCGGGCGCTCACACCAACTTTTCGACTTCTAAAATGCGCCATCCCGAAACCGGTGCGGCGACTATTGAAGCGGCGGTATCGGCTTTACAGGAACGGCATGGCGAGCACATTTCTGTCTATGGAGCGCATCTTGAAGAAAGGCTTACGGGCCTACACGAAACGTGCTCAATCAGTGAATTTAAGAGCGGAACTGCCGACCGTGGAGCATCCATTCGAATTCCGCTTGCAGTGTCAAAGCAGGGCTTTGGCTACATCGAAGACCGGCGCCCCGGAGCGAACTGCAACCCATACCAGGTTGCGTATATGCTGATGAAAACCTTGAGTGGTCAGTGA
- a CDS encoding NUDIX domain-containing protein, which produces MSSEIFEVFDEENHRVGEAPRSIVHTRGLFHRSVHVWVFNKHDKVLLQQRADQKDVAPSLWDLAVAEHAKPGEFGFETALRGAWEELSIRLTVRLVANYRLNSLEYPELGIFDREFVQTYQACHDGPFVLDKEEVQDTKFVAMQELIDDARSHPENYTPWLHQDLGLFKI; this is translated from the coding sequence TTGTCATCGGAGATTTTTGAAGTCTTTGACGAAGAAAATCACCGTGTGGGCGAGGCTCCTCGCAGTATCGTTCACACGCGTGGTCTCTTTCATCGTTCCGTCCATGTCTGGGTTTTTAACAAACACGACAAGGTACTATTACAGCAGCGAGCAGACCAGAAGGACGTTGCACCGTCTCTTTGGGACCTGGCTGTAGCAGAGCATGCAAAACCGGGTGAATTCGGTTTTGAGACAGCATTGCGCGGTGCGTGGGAAGAATTGTCTATCCGATTGACGGTTCGTCTGGTGGCGAACTACCGACTCAACAGTCTTGAGTATCCCGAGCTGGGCATATTCGACCGAGAGTTTGTGCAAACCTACCAGGCCTGTCATGACGGACCTTTTGTGCTGGACAAAGAAGAAGTTCAGGACACTAAGTTTGTCGCGATGCAAGAGCTCATTGATGACGCTCGAAGCCATCCGGAGAATTACACTCCTTGGCTGCATCAGGATTTAGGCCTGTTTAAGATATAG